The genomic segment GGTCAACCGCGTAATTGCTACCGAAGAAGCCGATAACGTACGCAATAAGTTTGGTGCCCTCACGGGCAGATTCCTGGGGCATCCTTTGGAATGTCTCGGATCAATACCCGAAGATGTATCCGTTCGCAACGCTATCGCATCTCAGGTAGCCGTAGCGCAACACAACCCTGACTGCAAAGCAACGAAAGCATTATCTACGCTGGCTCGGACAGTAGTCCGCGAACTGTTCAAAGATCGGATTCCGACCGGATCAGCACAAACAGAGAAGATTAACATCGAAGCGGCCATGGCCGATATAAAGGGATAGCATTCAAATGGTTAGTACAACAAAAGCCAGACCTGTTAAAACCGTTCCGGAGGTCATGAACGGAACTACACCCACCCCGGCAAGAGCTGCAAACTACTGCCGTGCCAACAAGTGGCAAGTGTCCCCTCGCGACTGGACCCTTTACCACAAATACCGGACGCCGGAGCTACGCCAGGAATTGCTTAACAAGTATATCCCACTGGTTCGAAATGTGGCATCCCGTATGGCGATGGGTTTCCCCCGTTCGGTCGAATTGTCCGATCTGATCAGCACCGGAATGATAGGTTTGATTGAGGCTTTCAAGAATTTCGATCAGGACCGAGGAGTCAAGTTTGAGACCTATGCTGTGCCCAGAATCCGGGGCGCCATTCTCGATGAGCTTCGCGCTCTGGACTGGGTTCCCAGATCCACTAGAGCCAAGTCACGAGAGATCGAACGATCCATTACAGCCCTTGAAAACAACCTGGGTCGTCCACCTAAAAAGGCAGAATTGGCCAAGTATATGAATATCACGGAGCGCGAACTCCACCTCGCCCTTGACGATGTTTCCGGAACCCAGATTCTGTCCCTCGACGAGGTTATCTATCGGGAGGACGATAATCGCCAGGTTCCCCGCATCGAAACCATAGCCGACAAAGTATCTCATTGCATCCTTGGTGAAATCGAACGCGGCGAGTTGCGAAGCTTTCTGGTCGTAGCTATGGACCGGCTGACCGATCAGGAAAAACTGGTAATCGCGCTTTACTATTACGAAGAATTGACCCTCAAGGAGATTGGCGAAGTAATGCACATCTCCGAATCAAGGGTCTCCCAAATTCATACTCGAGCCGTCACCAAGTTGCGCGGAATGGTCAGCGACAAATTTTCACTGACCGGATAAGAATGAGATAAGACAGGAGCGTGGAAGATGAACCATTCCATAGAGTCGGTCGACAACTTGCCCCGTACGCAAGAGCCGCGTCGGGTCAATGCTACGGACCGCTCCAAGGAAGAACAGGAT from the Candidatus Zixiibacteriota bacterium genome contains:
- a CDS encoding FliA/WhiG family RNA polymerase sigma factor, translated to MVSTTKARPVKTVPEVMNGTTPTPARAANYCRANKWQVSPRDWTLYHKYRTPELRQELLNKYIPLVRNVASRMAMGFPRSVELSDLISTGMIGLIEAFKNFDQDRGVKFETYAVPRIRGAILDELRALDWVPRSTRAKSREIERSITALENNLGRPPKKAELAKYMNITERELHLALDDVSGTQILSLDEVIYREDDNRQVPRIETIADKVSHCILGEIERGELRSFLVVAMDRLTDQEKLVIALYYYEELTLKEIGEVMHISESRVSQIHTRAVTKLRGMVSDKFSLTG